AGCTGCCCCTCTACCTCGTCAAGGTCAACGGCGACGAGCGCTTCGTCACGAGCGACCGCGAAGTCGCCGACCTGACCAAGGCCGAGGAGAAACGCCGCGGCCGCCAGCTCGAGCTGCTCGATGAGGGAGAGGATGAGGAAGAGGCCGCGATCAAGATCGTCGCCGAGATCTTCGAGTCGCGCGAGCTCGAGAAGAAGATCGCCTCGCTCGACAAGCGCGGCCTCCCCTTCGACCATTACCATCCGAACGGCGAGAACGGGCCGCCGCCGGCGCGCTACGAGCTGCGCGGCGGCGACAAGGCAATCCAGGTCTCGTCGCTGCGCGAGATCCTCGATACCGTGCGTGAGCTCGGCCGCAAGGGCGTCATGATCCAGCGCTTCAAAGGCCTCGGCGAGATGAGCGAGCGCCAGCTCTGGGAGACCACCATGAACCCCGAGCGCCGCACGGTGATGCATGTCACCATGGAAGACGCCATCGCGGCCGACGAGATCTTCTCGATCCTCATGGGCACGCAGGTGGACCAACGCCGCGAGTTCATCGAGAAGTACGCCATGAGCGTCACCGACCTCGATGTCTGATCAAGTGGGATCCTCGCAGAGGCGCAGGGCTCGCAGAGCCGGAGTCTCCGCTTAGGCGGTCTCTGCGTTTCTGCGTGAGATCCCTCCGCAAGGGACGCCTCGGCATGGAAGGCACACCGGATACGCCACAGCCGCCCTCCTGGCGCAAGCGGCGCTGGGCGCGCGTGTTGTTTGCGGGGGGCCGGATCTATATCATCTGCGTCATTGTGCTGTTTGCGCTCCAGGACAGGATCATCTTCCCGCGCCACTTGGCGCCGGAGCCGCTCGACGCACCGTACGGCGCCGGTGCGATCTCGCTGACCATCGAATACGACAACGGGGGCAACGGCTTCGGGTGGTACCTGCCGGCGCCGGCGGCGGCGCCGACGGCGAGCGTCGAGACACCTGCGCCCTGCGTCATCTTCTTTCACGGCAACGGAGAGATCGCCGACTACCAGCACGACGTCGTCGAGGGATACCACGCGCTCGGTTTCAGCGTGCTGCTGCCTGAGTACCGCGGCTACGGGCGCGCCGACGGCGCGCCGGGCGAGAAGGCCATTCTGGCGGATGCGGAGCGCTTCTACGATCTGCTCATCAAGCGGCCCGAGGTGGACGCGGCGCGCATCGTTTTTCACGGGCGGTCGCTCGGGGGCAGTTTCGCCGCGGGCCTCGCGGCACGGCGCGCGCCGTCGGCCCTGATCCTGGAATCGACGTTTATGAGTGTCGTGTCAATGGCGCGTCGCTACCTGCTCCCGCCGGTGCTCGTGCGCCATCCGCTGCGGACCGATCGCGTGCTGCGCCGCCTCGACGTGCCTGTCCTCATCATGCACGGCAGGCGTGACGGCGTGATTCCTGTCGCCCACGGCCGCAAGCTGGCCCGCATTGCCCACAAGGCGCTTTACGTGGAATACGATTGCGGCCACATGGTGCTCATCGACCAGCCCGGCTACTGGGAGAAGATCCGGCGATTCCTCGTCGAGGCCGGGGCGACGAGGTAGGAGTTTCTCGCAAAGGCGCAGGGCTCGCAGAGCAGAAGGCTCTTTGTTATCCTCCTCTGCGAGCTCTGCGCCTCTGCGAGAGACTCCTTCCTAGATCGTCCGCGACACGTACAGGTCGGGGTCGGGCGGAGCCTTTCGAAACAGCGCGCGCGCCGCCCAGAACATGGCGGCCAAGCCGAGCGCGTCGCCCAAGCCGAGCAGCGGCCACCAGTACGTCAGGTCGGTTTCGGCCTTCTCGCCCGTCGAGGGCACGCCGTTGGTGTAGAACGACACGAGGATCGCCACAAAGCCCGCCGCGAGGAGTCCCCAGAACACCGCGTCGAAGCGCACGCGCCGTCCCGCGTTCTCGCAGTGCAGGAAGAACAGGCCCGCGGCGATCATGAGCACGGCCACG
This window of the Verrucomicrobiota bacterium genome carries:
- a CDS encoding alpha/beta hydrolase, translating into MEGTPDTPQPPSWRKRRWARVLFAGGRIYIICVIVLFALQDRIIFPRHLAPEPLDAPYGAGAISLTIEYDNGGNGFGWYLPAPAAAPTASVETPAPCVIFFHGNGEIADYQHDVVEGYHALGFSVLLPEYRGYGRADGAPGEKAILADAERFYDLLIKRPEVDAARIVFHGRSLGGSFAAGLAARRAPSALILESTFMSVVSMARRYLLPPVLVRHPLRTDRVLRRLDVPVLIMHGRRDGVIPVAHGRKLARIAHKALYVEYDCGHMVLIDQPGYWEKIRRFLVEAGATR